In Arachis hypogaea cultivar Tifrunner chromosome 7, arahy.Tifrunner.gnm2.J5K5, whole genome shotgun sequence, the genomic window ctttttttCATGTTACTCCTTTGTAGTTGATATTATTGTTCTTTTGTATGAAAAGAACGTGGCTTTACCAGCTCAGTACTTAGTTTCTGATGTTGTATCAGCTTCTGTGGGTTTATTCTTTTGTTATGTGGTGTGTTTTGTGAAGAATATTAATGAGTGTGAAGAGGATCATGTCAGTGATGATCTTCAAGATCCATTACTATTGAATAATGTTAATGCACCTGTTTGTGTTACCCCTTTCTCAAATGCTGGCATTTTCAGCATTCTTACATTCTCTTGGGTGGGCCCTCTTATTGCTCTTGGCAATAAGAAGACCTTGGACCCTGAGGatgttcctcaacttgataaaAATGATAGTGTTTTTGGAGCTTTTCCAACTTTTAGAGAAAAAATTGAGAAAGATTGTAGTGGTGAAATCAACCACATAACCACTCTTAAGCTGGTGAAGTTGTTGGTACTCTCAGCATGGAGAGAGATTCTCTTCACTGCAGTTCTTGCATTGTTGAACACTTTGGCTTCTTATGTTGGTCCTTATCTTATTGATGCTTTTGTTCAATACCTTGCTGGACAAAGGGTCAATGAAAAGCAGGGCTATGCTCTGGTTTCTGCATTTTTCTTGTCAAAACTTGTTGAGTCCCTTTCACAAAGGCATTGGTTGTTTAGGTTGCAGCAAGTTGGGATTAGAATCCAAGCACTGCTTGTAACTCTGATCTATAACAAAGCATTGAACCTTTCTTGTCAATCAAGGAAGGGTCATACTTCTGGTGAAATGATCAATTTCATGGCAGTTGATGCTGGAAGAATTGGCAACTTCACTTGGTATATGCATGATTTGTGGAGAGTAGCTCTGCAAGTTGCCTTAGCCTTGTTGCTTTTGTATAAAAATGTCGGTCTTGCTTCAATCGCTGCGTTTGTGGCAACCATAATTGTAATGTTGGTAAATGTTCCTCTTGGAAAATTACAAAAGAATTTTCAGAAGAACTTCATGGACTCGAAAGATACAAGGATGAAGGCAACATCTGAGATTCTAAGGAACATGAAGATCCTCAAACTACAAGGATGGGAAATGAAGTTTCTATCTAAGATAACTGAGCTTAGGAAAACTGAGGAAGGGTGGTTAAAGAAATCTGTATACAATTCAGCTATCAGTGCTTTTGTGTTCTGGATTGCTCCTACTTTTGTATCTGTTGTTACTTTTGGTTCATGTATTCTTATGGGGATTCCACTTGAATCAGGGAAAATTTTGTCTGCACTTGCAACATTCAGAATCCTTCAAGTTCCCATATATAATCTTCCAAATACAATTTCAGCTATACTACAAACTAAGGTTTCTCTTGATAGGATTTCGTCATTCCTTCGTCTCGATGACTTGCAATCTGATGTTGTAGAGAAGCTACCTTTCGGTACTTCAGATAAAGCAATTGAAGTAACCAATGGAAGCTTCTCTTGGGATCTATCCTCTCCAAATATAACATTGAAGAACATAAATCTTGAAGTTTTTCATGGCATGAGGGTTGCTGTTTGTGGGACAGTTGGATCAGGAAAATCTACATTGCTTTCTTGTATATTGGGAGAAGTACCAAAGGTTTCAGGAACTCTAAAAGTGTGTGGAACAAAGGCCTATGTTGCTCAATCACCATGGATACAAAGTGGAAAGATAGAGGATAATATACTGTTTGGTAAAGAGATGGATAGGGAAAGGTATGAGAAGGTTCTTGAAGCCTGTTCCTTGAAAAAGGATCTTGAAATTTTGCCATTTGGTGACCAAACAATTATTGGGGAACGTGGGATAAATTTGAGTGGTGGACAAAAACAAAGGGTACAAATTGCTAGATCTCTTTATCAAGATGCTGATATATACATGTTTGATGATCCTTTCAGTGCTGTGGATGCTCATACAGGATCACACATCTTTAAGGTAACTCAATTTTCATTATTCTCTTTATTATGTGTAACATAATCTAGGGTCTTATATCTTTTTTGTGTATATCTCTTTAGTTTTGACAACATCATGGAACTTGTATAATGCTAAATAGTTAAcattttcaatttcttgtgtATGACAGGAATGTTTACTAGGCCTTTTAAGATCAAAGACAGTAATTTATGTTACTCATCAAGTTGAGTTCTTACCTGCTGCTGACCTTATATTGGTGAGTATTTATCATAGTTAACTgccatcaattaaaaaaaattaataagatgaTGTTATTATGCCTTGTTGGTATAGGTGATGAAAGATGGGAAGATTACTCAATGTGGAAAGTATGCTGATCTTCTTAACAATGGAACTGATTTTATGGAACTTGTTGGTGCACATAAAAAAGCTTTGTCTACACTTGATTCAATAGATGAAGGAATAGTATCCAATGAAATAAGTACCTTGGAACAAGATTTAGATGTTCCTGTTTCTCGGGGTGgagagaaagaagaggaaaagaaagatgAGCAAAATGGTAAAATTGATAACAAAGGTGATGAGGCAAAAGGCCAacttgttcaagaagaagaaagagagagaggtagAGTTGGATTTTCAGTGTATTGGCAATTTATCACTATGGCATATGGAGGTGCTCTTGTTCCTTTCATACTATTGGCTCATATTCTCTTCCAAGTTCTCCAAATTGGTAGCAACTATTGGATGGCTTGGGCAGCACCAATCTCACAAGATGTGGAGCCACCTGTTTTGGAAACAACTCTTATAGCTGTCTATGTTGCTTTGGCTATTGCAAGTTCTTTCTGCATTCTTGCAAGGACAACACTTCTTGCCACTGCTGTATATAAGACAGCTACCATAATCTGCAATAAGATGCACTTCTGCATCTTTCGCGCACCAATGTCAttctttgattccactccaaGTGGCCGAATTCTAAATAGAGTATGTCTTCTTCATCTATTTTGTTGTTTGCAGAAACTATGCAATACAATGCCTTTGAGGCTTTGACACTTCTTGTTTCTTGCTGTTCTGTTCTAATGCAGGTTTCTACTGATCAAAGTGCAGTAGACACAAACATTCCTTATCTAGCTGCTTCATTTTCCTTTCTCTTGATCCAACTTTTGGGAGTTATAGCAGTGATGTCTCAATCTGCATGGCAAGTTTTTATTGTCTTTATACCTGTGATAGCAATCAGCATTTGGTATCAGGTATTAGTTGAACTAATTTCCAAAAGCTAGACTATATTTCATGATATCATAGGATCATATTTAACTAGAACATTACAACCTTATAATGTTGCAGCAATATTACTTACCACCAGCTCGAGAGCTATCGCGCTTAGTTGGAGTATGCAAAGCACCAATCCTTCAGAACTTTTCTGAAACAATTTCTGGTACATCAACCATCAGAAGCTTTGATCAGCAGTCTAGATTTCAGGAAAAGAATATGAAACTAATCGACGGATATTCGCGACCACAGTTCAATAGTTCTGGTGCATCTGCATGGTTATGCTTCCGTTTGGATATATTGTCTTCAATCACATTTGCATTTTCTGTGATATGCTTGATGGTTGTTCCTCAAGGAGTCATAGATCCAGGTAAACAATAATCAAATCATGATATttgtttaactaaaaaaaataacactgcATATATAATGAGGAACTAAGTGCTCTACTTATTCTTGATTCTCTTATTGAAGGCCTTGCTGGTTTAGCTGTTACCTACGGACTCAATTTGAACTCACTAAACGCTATGGTGATTCGACTTCTTTGTGAATTGGAGAATAAGATGATATCAGTAGAAAGAATACTTCAATATACATCCATTCCTAGTGAGCCTCCCCTTGTTGTGCAAGAAAATAGACCAAGCCCTTCTTGGCCATCATATGGAGAAGTTGATATATGCAACTTGCAGGTAATTGAAGATAGAAATTAGTTTGACATCTTACACAATTTTgaattcatgttatgattttgtCTTCTTAAAGTTCACTTTTCCAAAGTGATTAGTACTTAGAGAGTTTATGCTATGATACTTGTAATGGACTAATGATTCTTTGAACATGATGAAGGTTCGTTATGCTCCACACCTTCCACTTGTGTTGCATGGCCTCACATGCACATTTCATGGAGGATTGAAAACTGGCATTGTTGGTAGAACAGGAAGTGGCAAAACAActctcatacaaactctcttccGAATCATTGAACCAGCTGCTGGAGAGGTTGTGATTGATGGCATCAACATCTCTTCAATAGGACTTCATGATttgaggtctagattaagcattatTCCTCAGGATCCAACCATGTTTGAAGGGACAGTGAGAAACAATCTGGATCCCCTAGAGGAGTACACTGATGAACAAATTTGGGAGGTTGGTTTGTTAAACAGATTCATTATCCAAAATTCCAAATATTTGACTTATAATTGTTCTTCTGACTCAAGAATATTCACACATTTACATTCTCATATATATAGGCCCTTGAAAAGTGTCAACTTGGTGATGAAgttagaagaaaagaaggaaagttGGACTCTCCAGGTTCGCATTCTATTTTTCTTGAATCAATAATTACATATCCTCCTAGTTTATAACTAGGAAAATTTTGATTACTCTATATGAATATAGTGATATAGTAACCTCTGAACTTATTGCTAAGGCAAAACTTGATGCTGCAGTTAGCGAAAACGGCGAGAATTGGAGCATGGGACAGAGGCAATTGGTGTGCCTTGGTAGGGTGCTTCTAAAGAAGAGCAAGGTATTGGTGCTTGACGAAGCGACTGCATCAGTTGATACTGCCACAGACAATTTGATTCAACAAACTCTTAGGCTGCATTTCGCTGACTCCACAGTCATAACCATTGCACATAGAATCACTTCTGTTATTGACAGTGATATGGTCTTGCTTCTTCATCAAGGCAAGAACTTAGAAATgcctattattatttattattcactAAATGTTTATTATAACTTGATTTTCCATTTTGTATCTTTATTTAATGCAGGACTAATTGAAGAGTATGATTCACCTTCAAAATTGCTAGAGGATAAGTCATCATCTTTTGCTCAACTTGTTGCAGAGTACACAAGGAGATCCAAAACCAGTTTTGAGAAATCTTCTGATCACTGATTTAGACATATTATAGCTAGTTTATTTAGTAGAataatgttttgaatttgatgtggTATACCATATCAATTTCAATTGGATGTATTACTACATTACTAGTATGTTCTAGCAGTTGCAGAGATTAATAATCTCATATGATCTAATGCTTTATGATAggaataaaaagttttaatttgtcatataattaatCAATTGACATGATAAATAAGATTTAGCTTCAAGAAGAAGAATCCACCCTATACTGTTATATTTTGCAGTTACTAAATTATAATATGCATAGTGTGAACTAAAAAGAAGTCTTTAATCCTCTCAATCTGTAAAAAGAAGTCAGCAAGAGTAATAGATTTTCCATTTTCCAATATTCTTGGAGCTCAAGAAATGAAAACTAGAAGCCAATATGCAAGATATCGAAGACAATAATTTCAGAGATATACTTAGGCAAAATAGGAGGTAGTAGAATTTCAAGCTAAACTTTGATAAGCCTTTTACTTTAAAGTAAGGGACCATTCATCTCATAATTTCTATGGAGTTATCTGACAATATGAAATCTAAACAACTTAAAAGAGTTTTCTGAACTGAGAAAACAATATTTTGATTCTCCTTCTCACAAATCAATCTAAAGCTCAATTATAGGAATATTGGATAGTAGCAATAGCAAGTTATAAAATGATCAAAACAGAACGCAAAAAGAATAACAAAACAAATTATGCTTGATACAAAATCTGCCAGAGGACTCAACAAATGAAAACAACACATGGCAGCCACCAAGAGTTAAATCAAGCAGTGAAATCTAACAGTAAATCCTAACAATAACCTTAAGCAGCCTTCTTACTTTTCTTGGCCctcactttctttttcaaatcagcTTCTTCTGACTGCAATTGAGATAGTTTCTTCTTGATATTCTTCCCCTTTTTTCCTGAATCTCCATCCTCAACAGATAATTCACTATTCTGACTCTTCTTGATGGAATTTTCCTTCATCACTTTCGCAGATTTATCCTGTTTACCACTTCTCTTAACAGATTTTTTCAATTCTTTGACACTGCTCAACTCACTCAATGcccctttcttcctcttcttattCGCCAATTCTCCACTACCTTTTCCAGCATCCTTTAAATCTTCCTCCATAAcaacaccaccaccatcatcttCACTACCTGCCACATCTTCAACATTATCCTCACCAACTTCGCTATCCATATATCTAACTTCATGAATcctccccttcttcttcttcttcaccgcCTTCGCGCCACTATGGTCTTcgccctcttcctcctcctccatcTTCTGCTTCTCTTTCTCAGCCTCCTCAACCTTACTTCCCTCAATCCTCAACTTCACCTCCGGAACAGCCTGGAAAACAGGCAGCGCCAGCGACTCGTAAAGCTTAACATGCAAGGACCTCACATTCGCCCACTTCTTCGGCACAACCTCAACAACCCCCTCAATGGCAGCCATCATATTCTCAACAATCTGCTCGCTCTCCATGGAAACCTTGGCAACCTTCACAACACAACAAGTCCCCGTTCCAAGAAACAGAAGCGCCGACGAACACGCCTTATCCACCTGCTCCTTCCAATTCTTCTTAGTCAAGTCCACCTGCACCGgcaccttcttcttcttaaaGAATTTCTTCCCCAACAGCCTGGGCATCAAAGGCACCACTCTCTTATCAGCGAAAAAAAGATCATATGAATCACAGAGCTTACGCTTCGCCTCAAAAGGGCGGTAATCGGAGGCCAGCTTCGACAACCTGAGGACCTTGGAAACGGCGACGTTATCGGCCTTGATCTTCTTTTGAGCTTCTTGTTTAGTGGGTTTGGATTTGGACCTGTCGTCGATGATGAGGCAAGTTTCGTTGaagggagagaggagagagtggGGTAAAGGGACCTTGTAAGGGTTAACGCGGGATTTGTGAGGGATGGTTTTCAGAGTGACGACTAAGTAAACGAATTCTTCGTCGGCGTCGAAGAGTTTGGGTTTGTGAGACTCGGAATTGGAATCTCGCCACTTCAGGAGAGCCTCCACGGCGTTCTTCACCGTCTCGGTGGGTATTCTTGGAGAGGCTGCGGAAGCCATTtcggagagaagaggaagaaggagaatgGGTGCGGGgcgggtaattagggttttggaTTTTTGCCTTTTGAGGTTTTAGAGTGTCGGAGTTgagctggttttttttttttttttttttaaagatcaaattaatttttctcAGTTTACTTGAAAAACAATTTGGGGGGAAAGGGACTGAAAAATTTACTCACatatagttttgtaaaatttttatttttaaaattataaattttataaaataatttaaaaattaagaataacaaatatttaaaaataaatataaaaatttataagttatttaaattttaaaatgtacaaaattataaatttaaattaaataagatattaaaaaattattatattattattatgtataataaaatcaagataaatatttataaattaattatttataaatattatataagtttatttatttattttttaacaatgtttaatttaaagtaaagataaaatattatattcaaagtatttttatctttatgtatattctaaattttatatttaatttttaaattatctataattttattatttttttaaaattatttatttatacttttattatgtttttttattgtatcacactattattttctcttattattattttctatatacatGACTGTTATTATTTTACCGTAATTGTTATAttgtcttgttttttttttcattttttttctcctcTCACCTTCTCTTTAATTATCATCAAGTACCATATTACAATTTTATATCTTATCTATCACTTTGATCTATAATCATTGGTtctgttaacttttatgagttgttaaaatgttattaaaagaatttatttttgtcttttaaatatctatatgtataaaaataataatttttttcttgatgtgcgtgttaagtaattttattgatcaattaaaaaaaattaagacataaaatattaaaagtttttgttcaaattatcaaaatttaatgttagtagccttaaataaaaaatagtatcaaaatgtattatttttaactgatataataaaaatagtatattattgtaaatttttaactaataattataaatttaaattacaatttAATATAATACTTTAGAATAGAAGATTGTCACTACTTTTCATATTTGACTGCTATTATATaagttttatatttgttttattgtgcacattaattaaactatattttattatttcatgttGTATGTTTTGAAATAATGTGATCGTACTATAAGAATGATATTAGTTTTCATAACTAATGCAAATCTTCTcactattttatttgttatttaaatactaTCCATAAAAAGTAATTACTTAAAGTAAAACactatataaaagaaaataaaaaaaacttttaaatttatcATTCTGGTTTATTTCTTAATTATCACTTGATATTACTCAAATTTAATAGGTTGACGgtggtgattttttttattagttacaaaattttaactctctctctcttaattttattaaataatttttttaggtcagaatatttttaacttcctttataataaatattttttaaattatctaacgcATATAATGtcacatctttttattttatcttgaaagtttcatattttttttagtaaagtatcattttgtcccaaaagtttggGGTAAGttccaaagttgtccctaacgtttcgaTCATTCTATTTAAGTCCCTCACGTTGACTCAATATTATCCTGCCGATAGAAattcgttaacagaattgacggcgggacaaaattaagatgattttgaaatgttaggaacttaaataggatgaaaatgttggggacaaaaacgatacataaaaataaattttagttttatccttcaataatattaatttttttaatgtatatagtattcaattattttttaatcatatctaagtaaattacacttaatcacattactttcattctaaataaatttacttttttataattttatatttaaagttataagttaatataaaaatataaaaaaattatttaaaatgaaagtagcgtaaaaaattaattaaggaattttaaaattaaattatatttttcttacttatttta contains:
- the LOC112701858 gene encoding uncharacterized protein; protein product: MASAASPRIPTETVKNAVEALLKWRDSNSESHKPKLFDADEEFVYLVVTLKTIPHKSRVNPYKVPLPHSLLSPFNETCLIIDDRSKSKPTKQEAQKKIKADNVAVSKVLRLSKLASDYRPFEAKRKLCDSYDLFFADKRVVPLMPRLLGKKFFKKKKVPVQVDLTKKNWKEQVDKACSSALLFLGTGTCCVVKVAKVSMESEQIVENMMAAIEGVVEVVPKKWANVRSLHVKLYESLALPVFQAVPEVKLRIEGSKVEEAEKEKQKMEEEEEGEDHSGAKAVKKKKKGRIHEVRYMDSEVGEDNVEDVAGSEDDGGGVVMEEDLKDAGKGSGELANKKRKKGALSELSSVKELKKSVKRSGKQDKSAKVMKENSIKKSQNSELSVEDGDSGKKGKNIKKKLSQLQSEEADLKKKVRAKKSKKAA
- the LOC112701857 gene encoding ABC transporter C family member 3; translation: MYKYNLKKHHVSQTLIMSQISSYLSLTHSDMSFLLQPIFLHAFSAIIHLILVAMVLVSWLWKKITVGEASDESNKHKKLKNKVMLRKTLFCSLGVSAFNFVLCLYSSYFLEEEGKLVTLLDLAIKTLSWGLISVCMHKRFFFFLIKPWCLLYFFFSCYSFVVDIIVLLYEKNVALPAQYLVSDVVSASVGLFFCYVVCFVKNINECEEDHVSDDLQDPLLLNNVNAPVCVTPFSNAGIFSILTFSWVGPLIALGNKKTLDPEDVPQLDKNDSVFGAFPTFREKIEKDCSGEINHITTLKLVKLLVLSAWREILFTAVLALLNTLASYVGPYLIDAFVQYLAGQRVNEKQGYALVSAFFLSKLVESLSQRHWLFRLQQVGIRIQALLVTLIYNKALNLSCQSRKGHTSGEMINFMAVDAGRIGNFTWYMHDLWRVALQVALALLLLYKNVGLASIAAFVATIIVMLVNVPLGKLQKNFQKNFMDSKDTRMKATSEILRNMKILKLQGWEMKFLSKITELRKTEEGWLKKSVYNSAISAFVFWIAPTFVSVVTFGSCILMGIPLESGKILSALATFRILQVPIYNLPNTISAILQTKVSLDRISSFLRLDDLQSDVVEKLPFGTSDKAIEVTNGSFSWDLSSPNITLKNINLEVFHGMRVAVCGTVGSGKSTLLSCILGEVPKVSGTLKVCGTKAYVAQSPWIQSGKIEDNILFGKEMDRERYEKVLEACSLKKDLEILPFGDQTIIGERGINLSGGQKQRVQIARSLYQDADIYMFDDPFSAVDAHTGSHIFKECLLGLLRSKTVIYVTHQVEFLPAADLILVMKDGKITQCGKYADLLNNGTDFMELVGAHKKALSTLDSIDEGIVSNEISTLEQDLDVPVSRGGEKEEEKKDEQNGKIDNKGDEAKGQLVQEEERERGRVGFSVYWQFITMAYGGALVPFILLAHILFQVLQIGSNYWMAWAAPISQDVEPPVLETTLIAVYVALAIASSFCILARTTLLATAVYKTATIICNKMHFCIFRAPMSFFDSTPSGRILNRVSTDQSAVDTNIPYLAASFSFLLIQLLGVIAVMSQSAWQVFIVFIPVIAISIWYQQYYLPPARELSRLVGVCKAPILQNFSETISGTSTIRSFDQQSRFQEKNMKLIDGYSRPQFNSSGASAWLCFRLDILSSITFAFSVICLMVVPQGVIDPGLAGLAVTYGLNLNSLNAMVIRLLCELENKMISVERILQYTSIPSEPPLVVQENRPSPSWPSYGEVDICNLQVRYAPHLPLVLHGLTCTFHGGLKTGIVGRTGSGKTTLIQTLFRIIEPAAGEVVIDGINISSIGLHDLRSRLSIIPQDPTMFEGTVRNNLDPLEEYTDEQIWEALEKCQLGDEVRRKEGKLDSPVSENGENWSMGQRQLVCLGRVLLKKSKVLVLDEATASVDTATDNLIQQTLRLHFADSTVITIAHRITSVIDSDMVLLLHQGLIEEYDSPSKLLEDKSSSFAQLVAEYTRRSKTSFEKSSDH